The following coding sequences lie in one Microvirga sp. 17 mud 1-3 genomic window:
- a CDS encoding TerC family protein, with protein MDYFLSSTFLLSLLQVIWIDILLSGDNAVVIAMACRSLPPHQRKLGIVLGASVAVGLRILFALVISYLLGVPYLRIAGGLLLFWIALKLIQGEDEDGHEVKASDSLWKAVRTIAIADAVMSLDNVVAIAAASRGHPELFIFGLLLSIPLIMVGASLITSLLTRFPIFIWAGAALLGYIAAEMIVTDPVILGWLAAGYPQLVLPDPGHPPLDLKPVGMVFYGAAAIGALFVIAGGWLLGRSTGRKEAGT; from the coding sequence ATGGACTATTTTCTCTCAAGCACATTTCTCCTGTCCCTGCTTCAGGTCATCTGGATCGACATCCTGCTTTCGGGCGACAACGCGGTCGTCATTGCCATGGCCTGTCGCTCGCTGCCGCCTCATCAGCGCAAGCTCGGCATCGTGCTCGGCGCCAGCGTCGCGGTCGGTCTCCGGATCCTCTTCGCGCTCGTGATCTCCTACCTCCTCGGCGTGCCCTACCTGCGCATCGCGGGCGGGCTCCTGCTGTTCTGGATCGCCCTCAAGCTGATCCAGGGCGAGGACGAGGACGGCCACGAGGTGAAGGCGAGCGACTCGCTCTGGAAGGCCGTGCGCACCATCGCGATCGCGGATGCCGTGATGAGCCTCGACAACGTGGTCGCCATCGCGGCCGCCTCGCGGGGCCACCCGGAGCTGTTCATCTTCGGCCTGCTCCTGTCGATCCCGCTCATCATGGTCGGCGCCTCGCTGATCACGAGCCTGCTCACCCGCTTCCCCATCTTCATCTGGGCGGGCGCGGCGCTGCTGGGCTACATCGCGGCCGAGATGATCGTCACGGATCCGGTCATCCTGGGCTGGCTGGCCGCCGGCTATCCGCAGCTCGTCCTGCCCGATCCGGGCCATCCGCCGCTCGACCTCAAGCCGGTCGGGATGGTGTTCTACGGCGCTGCCGCCATCGGGGCCCTGTTCGTGATCGCGGGCGGATGGCTGCTCGGCCGCAGCACGGGCCGGAAGGAAGCCGGGACCTGA
- a CDS encoding tripartite tricarboxylate transporter TctB family protein yields MSMSEEGGRDRRGPVRSPQNLAAGLSLVFLAGLALWLTRGLSQGHLNAMGPGMLPDWLAYGVGLCGIALLVAAFLKDGEPLEAWSLRGPFFVVVAILAFAVTIRPFSLGPVSIPGLGMIVAGPLAIIIGGYAAPEVQLRPLLVLAFGLTPFCMVLFGDLLNLPIPVFPQSLAGLMPDGWSQKTILRVLAALMAVAAVVIHISGGRRKDGKIDVVTQPEEI; encoded by the coding sequence ATGTCCATGTCTGAGGAGGGCGGTCGGGACCGCCGCGGGCCGGTTCGCTCGCCGCAGAATCTCGCTGCCGGATTGTCTCTGGTGTTTCTCGCCGGGCTGGCGCTCTGGCTCACACGGGGCCTGTCCCAGGGGCACCTGAACGCGATGGGTCCAGGCATGCTCCCGGACTGGCTGGCCTATGGGGTGGGCCTGTGCGGCATCGCTCTTCTGGTGGCTGCCTTCCTGAAGGACGGAGAGCCTCTCGAGGCCTGGAGCCTGCGCGGTCCCTTCTTCGTGGTGGTGGCCATTCTGGCCTTCGCTGTAACGATCCGGCCCTTCAGCCTCGGGCCCGTCTCCATTCCGGGCCTCGGCATGATCGTGGCGGGGCCACTCGCCATCATCATCGGCGGTTATGCGGCCCCGGAGGTCCAGCTCCGGCCGCTCCTGGTCCTGGCCTTCGGGCTCACGCCCTTCTGCATGGTGCTGTTCGGGGACCTTCTCAACCTGCCGATCCCGGTCTTCCCCCAGAGCCTCGCCGGCCTCATGCCCGACGGATGGTCGCAGAAGACCATTCTGCGGGTCCTTGCCGCCCTCATGGCCGTGGCCGCCGTGGTGATCCACATCTCCGGCGGGCGCCGTAAGGACGGCAAGATCGACGTCGTCACGCAGCCCGAGGAGATCTGA
- the hisD gene encoding histidinol dehydrogenase: protein MAQRLDARDAAFPQAFAALLAAKREVSEDVDQAVRTIIDDVVARGDDALIDYTRRFDHLDLSPGTLRISEAEIDAAEAQCERETLEALALAKERIETYHRAQRPHDSMTTDSVGVTLGWRWTAIESVGLYVPGGRASYPSSVLMNAVPAKVAGVPRVAMVVPTPRGETNPLVLAAARLAGVDEIFRVGGAQAVAALAYGTGTIRPVSKIVGPGNAYVAAAKRRVFGQVGIDMIAGPSEVLILADAHANPDWVAADLLAQAEHDPVAQSILVTDSPALADAVEAAVLRQLETLPKADIAGASWRDYGAIILVGRLDDAVPLVDRLAPEHLEIETADPEALASKVRNAGSIFLGSHTPEAIGDYVGGPNHVLPTARSARFSSGLGVLDFMKRTSILKCDPGALRALGPAAIALGRSEGLEGHARSVAIRLNL, encoded by the coding sequence ATGGCTCAGAGGCTCGACGCGCGGGATGCCGCGTTTCCGCAGGCCTTCGCGGCCCTGCTCGCCGCCAAGCGGGAGGTCTCGGAGGATGTGGACCAGGCCGTCCGCACCATCATCGACGACGTGGTCGCCCGCGGCGACGATGCACTGATCGACTATACGCGGCGCTTCGACCATCTCGATCTCAGCCCCGGCACTTTGCGGATCTCGGAGGCCGAGATCGATGCCGCCGAGGCGCAGTGTGAGCGCGAGACGCTCGAGGCCCTGGCGCTCGCGAAGGAGCGGATCGAAACCTATCACCGAGCCCAGCGCCCGCACGATTCCATGACCACCGACTCGGTGGGCGTGACGCTCGGCTGGCGCTGGACCGCCATCGAATCCGTCGGTCTCTACGTGCCCGGCGGGCGGGCAAGCTACCCGTCCTCCGTGCTGATGAACGCGGTTCCGGCCAAAGTCGCGGGCGTGCCGCGTGTCGCCATGGTGGTGCCGACCCCGCGGGGCGAGACGAATCCGCTCGTCCTTGCGGCCGCGCGGCTCGCGGGCGTCGATGAGATTTTCCGCGTCGGCGGCGCGCAGGCCGTGGCGGCCCTGGCCTACGGCACGGGCACGATCCGGCCCGTGAGCAAGATCGTCGGCCCGGGCAACGCCTATGTGGCGGCCGCCAAGCGCCGGGTCTTCGGGCAGGTCGGCATCGACATGATCGCCGGGCCCTCGGAGGTGCTCATCCTGGCCGACGCACACGCGAATCCCGACTGGGTCGCGGCCGATCTCCTGGCCCAGGCCGAGCACGATCCTGTCGCCCAGTCGATCCTCGTGACCGACAGCCCGGCCCTGGCCGATGCGGTGGAGGCTGCCGTCCTGCGCCAGCTCGAGACCCTGCCGAAGGCCGATATCGCGGGCGCGAGCTGGCGCGATTACGGGGCGATCATCCTCGTGGGACGCCTCGACGATGCGGTCCCGCTGGTGGACCGGCTCGCCCCCGAGCACCTGGAGATCGAGACCGCGGATCCGGAGGCCCTGGCGTCCAAAGTCCGCAATGCGGGCTCGATCTTCCTCGGCAGCCACACGCCCGAGGCTATCGGTGATTATGTGGGCGGGCCCAACCACGTGCTGCCCACCGCCCGTTCCGCCCGGTTCTCATCCGGCCTCGGGGTGCTTGACTTCATGAAGCGGACCTCGATCCTGAAATGCGACCCGGGCGCGCTGCGGGCGCTCGGGCCGGCCGCCATCGCACTCGGACGGTCGGAGGGGCTGGAGGGGCATGCGCGATCGGTGGCGATCCGCCTGAACCTGTGA
- the murA gene encoding UDP-N-acetylglucosamine 1-carboxyvinyltransferase yields MDRIRIRGGAPLTGSIPISGAKNAALPLMIASLLTDETLELGNVPRLADISSLLRIMSNFGVDHMIAGRRPGESTQTGQTIRLTAKSVIDTCAPYELVSTMRASFWVIAPLLARFGHAKVSMPGGCAIGTRPVDLLIMALAKLGAAIEIDSGYVVATAPKGLRGAEIDFPKVTVGGTHVALMAATLAQGTTVIRNAAREPEVVDLAECLVKMGAKIQGAGTSEIVVEGVARLGGASHDVLPDRIETGTYAMAVAMTGGDIILENTRPELLQFALDVLGQAGAEVTPYVGGIRVRRNGNGIQPVDVTTDPFPGFPTDLQAQFMALMTRASGTSRIRETIFENRFMHVQELARLGARIRLDGDSAYVEGVPTLKGAPVMATDLRASVSLVIGGLAAEGETTINRVYHLDRGFEALESKLARCGADIERLRG; encoded by the coding sequence ATGGACCGCATTCGAATCCGGGGCGGCGCGCCTCTCACAGGCTCGATTCCGATCTCAGGTGCCAAGAACGCGGCCCTGCCTCTAATGATCGCCAGCCTCCTGACGGACGAAACCCTGGAACTCGGCAACGTGCCGCGCCTGGCCGACATCTCGTCCCTCCTGCGGATCATGAGCAATTTCGGCGTCGATCACATGATCGCGGGACGGCGCCCGGGCGAATCGACCCAGACCGGCCAGACGATCCGCCTCACGGCGAAATCCGTCATCGACACCTGCGCGCCCTATGAGCTCGTCTCCACCATGCGGGCGAGCTTCTGGGTCATCGCGCCCCTCCTGGCCCGGTTCGGCCATGCCAAGGTCTCCATGCCGGGCGGCTGCGCCATCGGGACCCGCCCGGTGGACCTCCTCATCATGGCCCTGGCCAAGCTTGGCGCCGCCATCGAGATCGACAGCGGCTACGTGGTGGCGACCGCCCCGAAGGGCCTCCGGGGCGCCGAGATCGACTTCCCGAAAGTGACGGTCGGCGGCACCCATGTGGCGCTCATGGCCGCGACCCTCGCGCAGGGCACGACCGTGATCCGCAACGCTGCCCGGGAGCCCGAGGTGGTCGATCTGGCCGAATGCCTCGTGAAGATGGGCGCCAAGATCCAGGGCGCCGGCACGTCCGAGATCGTCGTGGAGGGCGTCGCCCGCCTTGGCGGCGCGTCTCACGACGTGCTGCCGGATCGGATCGAGACCGGCACCTATGCCATGGCGGTCGCCATGACGGGCGGTGACATCATCCTCGAAAATACCCGGCCGGAGCTCCTGCAATTCGCCCTCGACGTGCTGGGCCAGGCGGGCGCCGAGGTGACCCCCTACGTGGGCGGCATCCGCGTGCGGCGCAACGGCAATGGGATCCAGCCGGTCGACGTGACCACGGACCCGTTCCCGGGCTTCCCCACCGACCTGCAGGCCCAGTTCATGGCTCTCATGACCCGGGCCAGCGGCACGTCGCGCATCCGCGAGACCATCTTCGAGAACCGGTTCATGCACGTGCAGGAGCTGGCCCGCCTCGGCGCCCGGATCCGCCTCGACGGGGACAGCGCCTATGTGGAAGGGGTGCCGACCCTCAAGGGCGCGCCCGTGATGGCGACGGACCTGCGCGCCTCCGTATCCCTGGTGATCGGCGGCCTGGCGGCGGAAGGCGAGACGACGATCAACCGGGTCTACCATCTCGACCGGGGCTTCGAGGCCCTGGAGAGCAAGCTCGCACGCTGCGGAGCCGATATCGAGCGGCTGAGGGGCTGA
- a CDS encoding FAD-binding oxidoreductase, which produces MAASYIDSYYTRTLASHESYPAAEGRIHVDVCIVGGGLAGLTAALQLARAGRSVALFEARRIAWGASGRNGGFVSAGFATGLSQIERRVGPHQARELYRLSMEGVEIVRRNIADLAIAEAQPVPGIVKAVRYEARGALQALRDRQEREFGLRLRYVPRDEMAALFASPKYREGLLDEDAFHFHPLNYGRALAREIVRLGGRIFENSPVAGGDLLGACKRIETDRAIVEAEQILFATGGYTEAVLPALRRAFLPIATYVLLTEARPDLVRDAIRTSAAILDDRRAGDYYRVVENGDRILWGGRITTRTGDPRNIAALLRREMVTTYPQLAELKVDVAWSGLMSYARHLMPQIGQWQPGVWYCTAFGGHGMNTTAIGGTVVAEGMSGASDRYRLFAPFGLSWSGGIFGKAAAQLTYWGYQAADAMREFRTS; this is translated from the coding sequence ATGGCCGCTTCCTATATCGACAGCTACTACACCCGCACTCTTGCGAGCCATGAATCCTATCCGGCCGCAGAGGGACGCATCCATGTGGATGTCTGCATCGTCGGAGGCGGGCTCGCCGGACTGACGGCGGCACTGCAACTCGCCCGTGCCGGCCGCTCCGTCGCGCTGTTCGAGGCGCGCAGGATCGCCTGGGGCGCCTCCGGCCGCAACGGCGGCTTCGTGTCAGCCGGCTTCGCGACGGGATTGTCGCAGATCGAGCGACGCGTCGGACCTCACCAGGCGCGGGAACTTTATCGCCTCTCCATGGAGGGTGTGGAGATCGTCCGCCGCAACATCGCGGATCTCGCCATCGCGGAGGCGCAGCCTGTGCCCGGCATCGTGAAGGCGGTGCGTTACGAGGCCCGCGGCGCGCTTCAGGCCCTGCGCGACCGTCAGGAGCGCGAGTTCGGCCTCAGATTGCGTTATGTGCCGCGGGATGAAATGGCAGCTCTCTTTGCGTCGCCCAAATATCGCGAAGGTCTGCTCGATGAGGATGCGTTCCACTTTCACCCGCTGAATTACGGACGTGCACTCGCCCGCGAGATCGTGCGTCTCGGCGGACGAATCTTCGAGAACTCGCCCGTCGCTGGAGGCGACCTTCTTGGCGCCTGCAAGCGTATCGAGACCGACAGGGCCATCGTCGAGGCGGAGCAGATTCTCTTCGCGACTGGCGGCTATACGGAAGCTGTCCTTCCGGCGCTGCGCAGGGCCTTTCTGCCGATTGCCACCTATGTGCTTCTGACGGAAGCGCGCCCCGATCTGGTACGCGATGCGATCCGCACCTCCGCGGCCATTCTCGATGACCGCCGTGCGGGCGATTACTACCGCGTCGTTGAGAACGGAGACCGCATTCTCTGGGGCGGGCGCATCACGACGCGGACCGGCGATCCCCGCAACATCGCGGCTCTCCTGCGGCGCGAGATGGTGACCACCTATCCGCAGCTCGCGGAGCTGAAGGTGGATGTGGCGTGGTCAGGGCTCATGTCCTATGCGCGCCATCTCATGCCGCAGATCGGTCAATGGCAGCCGGGCGTGTGGTACTGCACGGCCTTCGGCGGGCATGGAATGAACACGACAGCCATCGGCGGCACCGTGGTGGCCGAGGGAATGAGCGGCGCGAGCGATCGCTATCGGCTCTTCGCGCCGTTCGGCCTGTCCTGGAGCGGCGGCATTTTCGGAAAGGCCGCGGCCCAGCTCACCTATTGGGGATATCAGGCGGCGGACGCCATGCGCGAGTTCCGCACCTCCTGA
- a CDS encoding low molecular weight phosphatase family protein yields MVTEARPKRVHSVLFVCAMNAVRSAMAEAIARHYFGQSIYVQSAGVRKGEPDGFTAAILDEIGIDGSRHKPRTLHELEEWEGLNFDLIISLSPEAHHAALELTRTIAAEVEYWPTPDPTIVQGSREQVLDAYRNVRDGLSYRIRLRLKRTSESQRPDEAEGA; encoded by the coding sequence ATGGTGACGGAGGCGCGGCCCAAGCGGGTTCACTCCGTCCTGTTCGTCTGCGCCATGAACGCGGTGCGATCCGCCATGGCCGAGGCCATTGCGCGCCACTATTTCGGGCAGTCGATCTACGTCCAGTCCGCCGGAGTGCGGAAAGGGGAGCCCGACGGCTTCACGGCCGCCATCCTCGACGAGATCGGCATCGACGGCAGCCGCCACAAGCCGCGCACCCTGCACGAACTGGAGGAGTGGGAGGGGCTCAATTTCGACCTCATCATCTCCCTCTCGCCGGAGGCCCACCATGCCGCTCTCGAACTGACCCGCACCATCGCGGCCGAGGTCGAATACTGGCCGACGCCGGACCCGACCATCGTCCAGGGGTCCCGCGAGCAGGTCCTCGATGCCTATCGCAATGTCAGGGACGGGCTGTCCTATCGCATCCGCCTGCGGCTGAAGCGGACCTCAGAATCCCAGCGCCCGGATGAGGCTGAGGGTGCCTAG
- a CDS encoding AzlC family ABC transporter permease: protein MSSSRPSFSVSGLRLGARAALPAFPGFIVFSMAFGTAAAQKGLSLGETLGLSAFVYAGASQMVGLEIWQKVWSPATILAIMTVTAVVNARMILLGATLQPWLRHEPLPRTALNLFLVTEAGWLISTRYQSEGGRDTGLLLGCGVTLWLVWLASTFTGYFAGALVPEPRRFGLDLVMPVFFSVMLVPLWKGARHALPWLVAGLVSVAVHAFVPGYFFIVAGALAGVIAGMLLE from the coding sequence ATGTCCTCATCCCGCCCGTCCTTTTCCGTTTCCGGCCTCAGACTGGGTGCCCGCGCCGCTCTTCCGGCGTTTCCGGGCTTCATCGTCTTCTCCATGGCCTTCGGGACGGCAGCCGCGCAGAAGGGCCTTTCGCTCGGCGAGACCCTGGGCCTGAGCGCCTTCGTCTATGCGGGCGCGTCCCAGATGGTGGGGCTCGAGATCTGGCAGAAAGTCTGGTCGCCCGCGACGATCCTGGCGATCATGACCGTCACGGCGGTCGTCAATGCGCGCATGATCCTGCTCGGAGCGACCCTGCAGCCCTGGCTCAGGCACGAACCCCTGCCCCGCACGGCTCTCAACCTTTTCCTCGTGACAGAGGCGGGCTGGCTCATCAGCACCCGCTATCAAAGCGAAGGCGGGCGCGACACGGGCCTGCTGCTCGGTTGCGGGGTGACGCTCTGGCTCGTGTGGCTCGCCTCGACCTTCACGGGCTATTTCGCCGGCGCGCTCGTTCCCGAGCCCCGTCGCTTCGGCCTCGACCTCGTCATGCCGGTCTTCTTCAGCGTGATGCTCGTGCCCCTATGGAAGGGCGCACGCCACGCCCTGCCCTGGCTCGTGGCCGGGCTCGTCTCCGTCGCGGTTCATGCGTTCGTGCCGGGCTATTTCTTCATCGTCGCCGGAGCCCTGGCGGGCGTCATCGCCGGGATGCTGCTCGAATGA
- a CDS encoding AzlD family protein: MTGFEALAAGPWGSALAIAAMALATYLCRIAGAAVMSRVAITPRMERGLRALPGSIILATVLPMTLDSGPPAFVAIAAGVVVMMLTRIELAGLAAGLGTLSLIRALGF, from the coding sequence ATGACCGGCTTCGAGGCTCTTGCGGCAGGCCCCTGGGGCTCCGCCCTCGCGATCGCCGCCATGGCACTCGCCACCTATCTGTGCCGGATCGCGGGCGCGGCCGTCATGAGCCGTGTGGCGATCACGCCTCGCATGGAACGGGGCCTGCGCGCCCTGCCCGGCTCGATCATCCTGGCGACCGTCCTGCCCATGACCCTCGACAGCGGGCCGCCGGCCTTCGTGGCCATTGCGGCCGGTGTCGTCGTGATGATGCTCACCCGGATCGAGCTCGCCGGGCTCGCGGCCGGGCTAGGCACCCTCAGCCTCATCCGGGCGCTGGGATTCTGA
- the hemA gene encoding 5-aminolevulinate synthase produces the protein MDYQNFFTSALDRLQAERRYRVFADIERLAGRYPEAVWHSPAGPRPITVWCSNDYLGMGQNRDVTRAMVETAWRIGTGAGGTRNISGNSHAIVGLERELADLHDKDAALVFTSGYVSNQTGISTIAKLIPNCLILSDALNHNSMIEGVRQSGCEKAIFRHNDVEHLEELLKAAGDRPKLIAFESVYSMDGDISPIHTICDLAERYGAMTYLDEVHAVGMYGPRGGGIAEREGAMHRIDVIEGTLGKAFGVMGGYITGTRAVIDAVRSFAPGFIFTTALPPAVAAAATASVRHLKASTVERQKHQRQVARTKSVLSGAGLPLLDTATHIVPVMVGHAEACKTASDRLLEKHGIYIQPINYPTVPRGTERLRITPGPFHTDAHIDALARALVEVWTALDLPLAPKAAAAE, from the coding sequence ATGGATTATCAGAATTTCTTTACTTCGGCCCTCGACCGCCTCCAGGCGGAACGGCGCTACCGGGTCTTCGCCGATATCGAGCGTCTCGCGGGCCGATATCCGGAAGCTGTCTGGCACAGCCCCGCCGGCCCGAGGCCCATCACGGTCTGGTGCTCCAACGACTATCTCGGCATGGGCCAGAACCGGGACGTGACCCGCGCCATGGTGGAGACGGCCTGGCGCATCGGCACGGGCGCAGGAGGCACCCGCAACATCTCCGGCAACAGCCACGCCATCGTGGGTCTCGAGCGGGAACTCGCCGACCTCCACGACAAGGATGCGGCCCTGGTCTTCACGTCCGGCTACGTCTCCAACCAGACCGGCATCTCGACCATCGCCAAGCTGATTCCGAACTGCCTGATCCTGTCGGATGCCCTCAACCACAACTCGATGATCGAGGGCGTGCGCCAGTCGGGCTGCGAGAAGGCAATCTTCCGGCACAACGACGTCGAGCACCTGGAAGAGCTTCTGAAGGCCGCCGGCGACCGTCCCAAGCTCATCGCCTTCGAGAGCGTCTATTCTATGGACGGGGACATTTCGCCGATCCACACGATCTGCGACCTGGCCGAGCGCTACGGCGCCATGACCTATCTCGACGAGGTCCACGCGGTGGGCATGTACGGCCCCCGCGGGGGCGGCATCGCCGAGCGCGAGGGCGCCATGCACCGCATCGACGTGATCGAGGGCACCCTCGGCAAGGCCTTCGGCGTCATGGGCGGCTACATCACCGGCACCCGGGCCGTGATCGACGCGGTGCGCAGCTTCGCGCCCGGATTCATCTTCACGACGGCTCTCCCGCCTGCCGTCGCGGCCGCCGCGACCGCCTCGGTCCGCCACCTGAAGGCCTCTACGGTCGAGCGACAGAAGCACCAGCGCCAGGTGGCGCGGACCAAATCGGTCCTCTCCGGCGCCGGCCTGCCGCTTCTCGACACGGCGACCCATATCGTGCCCGTGATGGTGGGCCATGCGGAAGCCTGCAAGACCGCCTCGGACCGCCTGCTGGAAAAGCACGGCATCTATATCCAGCCGATCAACTATCCGACGGTCCCGCGCGGCACGGAGCGCCTGCGCATCACCCCCGGCCCCTTCCACACGGACGCCCATATCGACGCCCTCGCCCGTGCCCTGGTCGAGGTCTGGACCGCCCTCGACCTGCCCCTCGCGCCCAAAGCTGCCGCGGCGGAATAA
- a CDS encoding DUF2948 family protein gives MDLLKLVALDPEDLTVISMHLQDAVVRVGDIAYLPKERCFAIVARRFDWESRSDTPPQRRLTGMHFQQVKGVRVRGIDQTNKDAVLNLLAISFEETNAPSGTATLIFAEGGAIQVDVDCIEMQMKDLGPVWAAENRPTHDETPAAGPV, from the coding sequence ATGGATCTCCTGAAACTCGTCGCGCTCGACCCGGAAGACCTCACGGTCATCTCGATGCATCTTCAGGATGCTGTCGTCCGGGTGGGCGATATCGCCTATCTGCCGAAGGAGCGCTGCTTCGCCATCGTGGCGCGCCGCTTTGATTGGGAGTCGCGCTCCGACACTCCGCCCCAGCGGCGCCTGACCGGGATGCATTTCCAGCAGGTCAAGGGCGTGCGCGTGCGCGGCATCGACCAGACGAACAAGGACGCTGTGCTCAACCTCCTGGCCATCTCATTCGAGGAGACCAATGCGCCTTCGGGCACGGCCACCTTGATCTTCGCCGAAGGCGGGGCCATTCAGGTCGACGTGGATTGCATCGAGATGCAGATGAAAGATCTAGGACCCGTCTGGGCCGCCGAGAACCGGCCCACGCATGACGAGACGCCGGCGGCGGGGCCGGTGTGA
- a CDS encoding tripartite tricarboxylate transporter permease — MGDLVSNLSLGFGVALSFQNLGLAFLGCLVGTLIGVLPGVGPIATIAMLLPITFGLDPVGALIMLAGIYYGAQYGGSTTAILVNIPGEATSVVTTLDGHQMARQGRAGIALGIAAIGSFFAGTVATVVIAALGAPLTSLALIFGPAEYFSLMVMGLVFAVVLARGSILKAIAMILVGVLLSTVGLDLETGEERMTLGLPFLIDGIDFAVLAMGVFGIAEILRNLDHTETRDVVRQAIGRLLPNREDFRQSYKPVLRGTFIGAILGILPGNGAVLGPFASYTIEKKLAKDPSRFGRGAIEGVAGPESANNAGAQTSFIPLLTLGIPPNAVMALMVGAMTIHGIVPGPQVMTRNPELFWGMIASMWVGNLMLLVINLPMVGMWVRLLKVPYHLMFPAILMFCCIGIYSINSLPTDVMFIGFFGIVGYLLIKFGFEPAPMLLGFVLGKLLEENLRRALILSRGSLETFIDRPVSGVLLLVAVVMLVVALLPSIRKGRDEVFTE, encoded by the coding sequence ATGGGAGATCTGGTCTCCAATCTGAGCCTCGGCTTCGGCGTCGCGCTGTCGTTCCAGAATCTTGGGCTCGCCTTCCTCGGCTGCCTCGTGGGCACCCTCATCGGGGTCCTGCCGGGCGTCGGCCCCATCGCGACCATCGCGATGCTGCTGCCGATCACCTTCGGGCTCGACCCTGTCGGCGCCCTGATCATGCTGGCGGGCATCTATTACGGCGCGCAGTATGGCGGCTCGACCACGGCGATCCTGGTGAACATCCCGGGTGAGGCGACCTCCGTGGTCACCACCCTCGACGGCCACCAGATGGCACGCCAGGGCCGCGCAGGCATCGCGCTCGGGATCGCGGCCATCGGGTCGTTCTTCGCCGGCACGGTCGCGACCGTCGTCATCGCGGCCCTCGGCGCGCCGCTCACGAGCCTCGCCCTTATCTTCGGCCCGGCCGAGTATTTCTCCCTCATGGTCATGGGCCTGGTCTTCGCCGTGGTCCTAGCCCGCGGGTCGATCCTCAAGGCCATCGCGATGATCCTGGTCGGCGTTCTCCTCTCCACGGTCGGCCTCGACCTGGAGACGGGCGAGGAGCGCATGACCCTGGGGCTTCCATTCCTGATCGACGGCATCGATTTCGCGGTGCTCGCCATGGGCGTCTTCGGCATTGCCGAGATCCTGCGCAACCTCGACCATACGGAGACCCGGGACGTGGTCCGCCAGGCCATCGGCCGTCTCCTGCCGAACCGGGAGGACTTCCGGCAATCCTATAAGCCCGTGCTGCGCGGCACCTTCATCGGCGCCATCCTCGGCATCCTGCCGGGCAACGGGGCGGTGCTCGGGCCGTTCGCGTCCTACACGATCGAGAAGAAGCTCGCGAAGGATCCGAGCCGCTTCGGGCGCGGCGCCATCGAGGGGGTCGCGGGGCCTGAATCCGCCAACAATGCGGGGGCACAGACCTCCTTCATCCCGCTCCTGACCCTCGGCATTCCGCCGAATGCCGTGATGGCCCTCATGGTCGGTGCCATGACGATCCACGGCATCGTGCCGGGGCCGCAGGTGATGACCCGCAATCCTGAGCTCTTCTGGGGCATGATCGCTTCCATGTGGGTCGGCAACCTGATGCTGCTCGTCATCAACCTGCCGATGGTGGGCATGTGGGTGCGGCTGCTCAAGGTGCCGTACCACCTGATGTTCCCGGCGATCCTGATGTTCTGCTGCATTGGCATCTATTCCATCAATTCCCTGCCGACGGACGTGATGTTCATCGGGTTCTTCGGGATCGTCGGATACCTGCTGATCAAGTTCGGCTTCGAGCCTGCTCCCATGCTTCTCGGCTTCGTGCTGGGCAAGCTTTTGGAGGAAAATCTGCGCCGGGCGCTCATCCTGTCGCGGGGCTCGCTCGAGACCTTCATCGACCGTCCGGTCAGCGGCGTGCTGCTTCTGGTGGCCGTGGTCATGCTGGTCGTGGCGCTGCTGCCCTCGATCCGGAAGGGGAGGGACGAAGTGTTCACCGAATAG